A single window of Nicotiana sylvestris chromosome 3, ASM39365v2, whole genome shotgun sequence DNA harbors:
- the LOC104238435 gene encoding zinc finger CCCH domain-containing protein 67 isoform X2 produces the protein MEEAIEQQQIQNQNQNQSPKHTQEELGFESQTPQTSLLPSDLNIQNPNQNQPNENDDEDEMAMQIICEDLRDLVLNQALDKEREKEDLHHLDPEENGKINENEVENVEGNDDGWGDVGEYGDYHYDEENRSGSVNGNDNENDGEKENGYEGDSKEGGGFNANNRIKKKFIYPLRPDAQDCPYFMKTGVCKFGFNCKFNHPSRRKYQQGTKEKGKQREESQERPGQIECKYYLTSGGCKYGKACKFNHSREKGSISPIAEFNFLGLPIRPGEKECPYYMRTGSCKYGSNCRFHHPDPTTVAGADRSSGYNNGGAVPVQAASHPAASSWSSPRALNDTAPYVPMMYPPTQGIPSPNTEWNGYQAPVYPTAEKRLPTPPAFGMNNPATKTNYYPRPLQPLLVEEYPERPGQPDCSYFIKTGDCKYKFNCKFHHPKSRVSKANSSTLNEKGLPLRPDQTVCSFYSRYGICKFGPACKFDHPENYVGSGSSTEYGFDQPQQSQMSLGWQGRELEVDR, from the exons ATGGAAGAAGCAATTgaacaacaacaaattcaaaatcaaaatcaaaatcaatcCCCAAAACACACTCAAGAGGAGTTAGGGTTTGAGTCCCAAACTCCCCAAACGTCGTTGTTACCTTCCGATCTCAATATCCAAAACCCTAATCAAAATCAACCAAACGAAAATGATGATGAAGATGAGATGGCGATGCAAATCATATGCGAAGATCTTCGTGATCTGGTCTTGAACCAGGCCTTagataaagagagagaaaaagaagatcTTCACCACCTTGATCCTgaagaaaatggaaaaatcaaTGAAAACGAggttgaaaatgttgaagggaATGATGATGGATGGGGGGATGTTGGCGAATATGGTGATTATCATTATGATGAGGAAAATAGGAGCGGAAGTGTTAATGGGAATGACAATGAGAATGATGGGGAAAAGGAGAATGGCTATGAAGGGGATTCTAAGGAAGGAGGAGGGTTTAATGCAAATAATAGGATTAAGAAAAAATTTATTTACCCTTTAAGACCTGATGCTCAGGATTGTCCTTATTTTATGAAAACAGGCGTGTGTAAATTTGGGTTCAATTGCAAGTTTAATCACCCTTCCAGAAGAAAATACCAG CAGGGGACAAAGGAGAAGGGAAAGCAAAGGGAAGAAAGCCAGGAAAGGCCAGGGCAGATTGAATGCAAG TACTACCTGACATCAGGGGGTTGCAAGTATGGAAAAGCTTGTAAATTCAATCATAGTAGGGAAAAAGGTTCCATCTCACCTATTGCGGAGTTCAACTTTCTTGGCCTGCCTATTCGACCG GGGGAGAAGGAGTGCCCTTACTATATGCGTACTGGCTCTTGCAAGTATGGGTCCAACTGTAGGTTTCATCATCCTGATCCTACCACTGTGGCTGGAGCTGATCGTTCTTCTGGATATAATAACGGTGGAGCTGTTCCCGTACAAGCTGCCTCCCATCCAGCTGCATCTTCTTGGTCTTCGCCAAGAGCATTGAATGACACAGCTCCTTACGTACCAATGATGTATCCACCAACCCAAGGCATTCCTTCTCCAAATACCGAATGGAATGGGTATCAG GCCCCGGTCTATCCAACAGCAGAGAAGAGACTACCTACTCCTCCAGCATTTGGTATGAACAATCCAGCAACCAAGACCAATTACTATCCACGGCCTCTACAGCCACTGCTGGTTGAAGAATATCCTGAACGTCCCGGTCAACCTGATTGCAGTTACTTCATTAAAACTGGAGACTGTAAATACAAATTTAACTGCAAATTTCACCATCCAAAGTCTCGAGTATCAAAAGCAAACTCAAGTACTCTTAATGAGAAGGGCCTGCCGCTAAGACCT GATCAAACTGTCTGCTCATTCTACAGCCGTTATGGGATATGCAAGTTTGGCCCTGCTTGTAAGTTTGATCATCCAGAAAATTATGTTGGATCTGGTTCATCTACCGAGTATGGCTTTGATCAGCCTCAGCAATCACAGATGTCTCTAGGATGGCAAGGACGGGAACTGGAAGTGGATCGCTGA
- the LOC104238435 gene encoding zinc finger CCCH domain-containing protein 67 isoform X4 codes for MEEAIEQQQIQNQNQNQSPKHTQEELGFESQTPQTSLLPSDLNIQNPNQNQPNENDDEDEMAMQIICEDLRDLVLNQALDKEREKEDLHHLDPEENGKINENEVENVEGNDDGWGDVGEYGDYHYDEENRSGSVNGNDNENDGEKENGYEGDSKEGGGFNANNRIKKKFIYPLRPDAQDCPYFMKTGVCKFGFNCKFNHPSRRKYQYYLTSGGCKYGKACKFNHSREKGSISPIAEFNFLGLPIRPGEKECPYYMRTGSCKYGSNCRFHHPDPTTVAGADRSSGYNNGGAVPVQAASHPAASSWSSPRALNDTAPYVPMMYPPTQGIPSPNTEWNGYQAPVYPTAEKRLPTPPAFGMNNPATKTNYYPRPLQPLLVEEYPERPGQPDCSYFIKTGDCKYKFNCKFHHPKSRVSKANSSTLNEKGLPLRPDQTVCSFYSRYGICKFGPACKFDHPENYVGSGSSTEYGFDQPQQSQMSLGWQGRELEVDR; via the exons ATGGAAGAAGCAATTgaacaacaacaaattcaaaatcaaaatcaaaatcaatcCCCAAAACACACTCAAGAGGAGTTAGGGTTTGAGTCCCAAACTCCCCAAACGTCGTTGTTACCTTCCGATCTCAATATCCAAAACCCTAATCAAAATCAACCAAACGAAAATGATGATGAAGATGAGATGGCGATGCAAATCATATGCGAAGATCTTCGTGATCTGGTCTTGAACCAGGCCTTagataaagagagagaaaaagaagatcTTCACCACCTTGATCCTgaagaaaatggaaaaatcaaTGAAAACGAggttgaaaatgttgaagggaATGATGATGGATGGGGGGATGTTGGCGAATATGGTGATTATCATTATGATGAGGAAAATAGGAGCGGAAGTGTTAATGGGAATGACAATGAGAATGATGGGGAAAAGGAGAATGGCTATGAAGGGGATTCTAAGGAAGGAGGAGGGTTTAATGCAAATAATAGGATTAAGAAAAAATTTATTTACCCTTTAAGACCTGATGCTCAGGATTGTCCTTATTTTATGAAAACAGGCGTGTGTAAATTTGGGTTCAATTGCAAGTTTAATCACCCTTCCAGAAGAAAATACCAG TACTACCTGACATCAGGGGGTTGCAAGTATGGAAAAGCTTGTAAATTCAATCATAGTAGGGAAAAAGGTTCCATCTCACCTATTGCGGAGTTCAACTTTCTTGGCCTGCCTATTCGACCG GGGGAGAAGGAGTGCCCTTACTATATGCGTACTGGCTCTTGCAAGTATGGGTCCAACTGTAGGTTTCATCATCCTGATCCTACCACTGTGGCTGGAGCTGATCGTTCTTCTGGATATAATAACGGTGGAGCTGTTCCCGTACAAGCTGCCTCCCATCCAGCTGCATCTTCTTGGTCTTCGCCAAGAGCATTGAATGACACAGCTCCTTACGTACCAATGATGTATCCACCAACCCAAGGCATTCCTTCTCCAAATACCGAATGGAATGGGTATCAG GCCCCGGTCTATCCAACAGCAGAGAAGAGACTACCTACTCCTCCAGCATTTGGTATGAACAATCCAGCAACCAAGACCAATTACTATCCACGGCCTCTACAGCCACTGCTGGTTGAAGAATATCCTGAACGTCCCGGTCAACCTGATTGCAGTTACTTCATTAAAACTGGAGACTGTAAATACAAATTTAACTGCAAATTTCACCATCCAAAGTCTCGAGTATCAAAAGCAAACTCAAGTACTCTTAATGAGAAGGGCCTGCCGCTAAGACCT GATCAAACTGTCTGCTCATTCTACAGCCGTTATGGGATATGCAAGTTTGGCCCTGCTTGTAAGTTTGATCATCCAGAAAATTATGTTGGATCTGGTTCATCTACCGAGTATGGCTTTGATCAGCCTCAGCAATCACAGATGTCTCTAGGATGGCAAGGACGGGAACTGGAAGTGGATCGCTGA
- the LOC104238435 gene encoding zinc finger CCCH domain-containing protein 67 isoform X3, with protein sequence MEEAIEQQQIQNQNQNQSPKHTQEELGFESQTPQTSLLPSDLNIQNPNQNQPNENDDEDEMAMQIICEDLRDLVLNQALDKEREKEDLHHLDPEENGKINENEVENVEGNDDGWGDVGEYGDYHYDEENRSGSVNGNDNENDGEKENGYEGDSKEGGGFNANNRIKKKFIYPLRPDAQDCPYFMKTGVCKFGFNCKFNHPSRRKYQGTKEKGKQREESQERPGQIECKYYLTSGGCKYGKACKFNHSREKGSISPIAEFNFLGLPIRPGEKECPYYMRTGSCKYGSNCRFHHPDPTTVAGADRSSGYNNGGAVPVQAASHPAASSWSSPRALNDTAPYVPMMYPPTQGIPSPNTEWNGYQAPVYPTAEKRLPTPPAFGMNNPATKTNYYPRPLQPLLVEEYPERPGQPDCSYFIKTGDCKYKFNCKFHHPKSRVSKANSSTLNEKGLPLRPDQTVCSFYSRYGICKFGPACKFDHPENYVGSGSSTEYGFDQPQQSQMSLGWQGRELEVDR encoded by the exons ATGGAAGAAGCAATTgaacaacaacaaattcaaaatcaaaatcaaaatcaatcCCCAAAACACACTCAAGAGGAGTTAGGGTTTGAGTCCCAAACTCCCCAAACGTCGTTGTTACCTTCCGATCTCAATATCCAAAACCCTAATCAAAATCAACCAAACGAAAATGATGATGAAGATGAGATGGCGATGCAAATCATATGCGAAGATCTTCGTGATCTGGTCTTGAACCAGGCCTTagataaagagagagaaaaagaagatcTTCACCACCTTGATCCTgaagaaaatggaaaaatcaaTGAAAACGAggttgaaaatgttgaagggaATGATGATGGATGGGGGGATGTTGGCGAATATGGTGATTATCATTATGATGAGGAAAATAGGAGCGGAAGTGTTAATGGGAATGACAATGAGAATGATGGGGAAAAGGAGAATGGCTATGAAGGGGATTCTAAGGAAGGAGGAGGGTTTAATGCAAATAATAGGATTAAGAAAAAATTTATTTACCCTTTAAGACCTGATGCTCAGGATTGTCCTTATTTTATGAAAACAGGCGTGTGTAAATTTGGGTTCAATTGCAAGTTTAATCACCCTTCCAGAAGAAAATACCAG GGGACAAAGGAGAAGGGAAAGCAAAGGGAAGAAAGCCAGGAAAGGCCAGGGCAGATTGAATGCAAG TACTACCTGACATCAGGGGGTTGCAAGTATGGAAAAGCTTGTAAATTCAATCATAGTAGGGAAAAAGGTTCCATCTCACCTATTGCGGAGTTCAACTTTCTTGGCCTGCCTATTCGACCG GGGGAGAAGGAGTGCCCTTACTATATGCGTACTGGCTCTTGCAAGTATGGGTCCAACTGTAGGTTTCATCATCCTGATCCTACCACTGTGGCTGGAGCTGATCGTTCTTCTGGATATAATAACGGTGGAGCTGTTCCCGTACAAGCTGCCTCCCATCCAGCTGCATCTTCTTGGTCTTCGCCAAGAGCATTGAATGACACAGCTCCTTACGTACCAATGATGTATCCACCAACCCAAGGCATTCCTTCTCCAAATACCGAATGGAATGGGTATCAG GCCCCGGTCTATCCAACAGCAGAGAAGAGACTACCTACTCCTCCAGCATTTGGTATGAACAATCCAGCAACCAAGACCAATTACTATCCACGGCCTCTACAGCCACTGCTGGTTGAAGAATATCCTGAACGTCCCGGTCAACCTGATTGCAGTTACTTCATTAAAACTGGAGACTGTAAATACAAATTTAACTGCAAATTTCACCATCCAAAGTCTCGAGTATCAAAAGCAAACTCAAGTACTCTTAATGAGAAGGGCCTGCCGCTAAGACCT GATCAAACTGTCTGCTCATTCTACAGCCGTTATGGGATATGCAAGTTTGGCCCTGCTTGTAAGTTTGATCATCCAGAAAATTATGTTGGATCTGGTTCATCTACCGAGTATGGCTTTGATCAGCCTCAGCAATCACAGATGTCTCTAGGATGGCAAGGACGGGAACTGGAAGTGGATCGCTGA
- the LOC104238435 gene encoding zinc finger CCCH domain-containing protein 67 isoform X1 codes for MEEAIEQQQIQNQNQNQSPKHTQEELGFESQTPQTSLLPSDLNIQNPNQNQPNENDDEDEMAMQIICEDLRDLVLNQALDKEREKEDLHHLDPEENGKINENEVENVEGNDDGWGDVGEYGDYHYDEENRSGSVNGNDNENDGEKENGYEGDSKEGGGFNANNRIKKKFIYPLRPDAQDCPYFMKTGVCKFGFNCKFNHPSRRKYQTLLPILQQGTKEKGKQREESQERPGQIECKYYLTSGGCKYGKACKFNHSREKGSISPIAEFNFLGLPIRPGEKECPYYMRTGSCKYGSNCRFHHPDPTTVAGADRSSGYNNGGAVPVQAASHPAASSWSSPRALNDTAPYVPMMYPPTQGIPSPNTEWNGYQAPVYPTAEKRLPTPPAFGMNNPATKTNYYPRPLQPLLVEEYPERPGQPDCSYFIKTGDCKYKFNCKFHHPKSRVSKANSSTLNEKGLPLRPDQTVCSFYSRYGICKFGPACKFDHPENYVGSGSSTEYGFDQPQQSQMSLGWQGRELEVDR; via the exons ATGGAAGAAGCAATTgaacaacaacaaattcaaaatcaaaatcaaaatcaatcCCCAAAACACACTCAAGAGGAGTTAGGGTTTGAGTCCCAAACTCCCCAAACGTCGTTGTTACCTTCCGATCTCAATATCCAAAACCCTAATCAAAATCAACCAAACGAAAATGATGATGAAGATGAGATGGCGATGCAAATCATATGCGAAGATCTTCGTGATCTGGTCTTGAACCAGGCCTTagataaagagagagaaaaagaagatcTTCACCACCTTGATCCTgaagaaaatggaaaaatcaaTGAAAACGAggttgaaaatgttgaagggaATGATGATGGATGGGGGGATGTTGGCGAATATGGTGATTATCATTATGATGAGGAAAATAGGAGCGGAAGTGTTAATGGGAATGACAATGAGAATGATGGGGAAAAGGAGAATGGCTATGAAGGGGATTCTAAGGAAGGAGGAGGGTTTAATGCAAATAATAGGATTAAGAAAAAATTTATTTACCCTTTAAGACCTGATGCTCAGGATTGTCCTTATTTTATGAAAACAGGCGTGTGTAAATTTGGGTTCAATTGCAAGTTTAATCACCCTTCCAGAAGAAAATACCAG ACTCTTTTGCCAATTCTTCAGCAGGGGACAAAGGAGAAGGGAAAGCAAAGGGAAGAAAGCCAGGAAAGGCCAGGGCAGATTGAATGCAAG TACTACCTGACATCAGGGGGTTGCAAGTATGGAAAAGCTTGTAAATTCAATCATAGTAGGGAAAAAGGTTCCATCTCACCTATTGCGGAGTTCAACTTTCTTGGCCTGCCTATTCGACCG GGGGAGAAGGAGTGCCCTTACTATATGCGTACTGGCTCTTGCAAGTATGGGTCCAACTGTAGGTTTCATCATCCTGATCCTACCACTGTGGCTGGAGCTGATCGTTCTTCTGGATATAATAACGGTGGAGCTGTTCCCGTACAAGCTGCCTCCCATCCAGCTGCATCTTCTTGGTCTTCGCCAAGAGCATTGAATGACACAGCTCCTTACGTACCAATGATGTATCCACCAACCCAAGGCATTCCTTCTCCAAATACCGAATGGAATGGGTATCAG GCCCCGGTCTATCCAACAGCAGAGAAGAGACTACCTACTCCTCCAGCATTTGGTATGAACAATCCAGCAACCAAGACCAATTACTATCCACGGCCTCTACAGCCACTGCTGGTTGAAGAATATCCTGAACGTCCCGGTCAACCTGATTGCAGTTACTTCATTAAAACTGGAGACTGTAAATACAAATTTAACTGCAAATTTCACCATCCAAAGTCTCGAGTATCAAAAGCAAACTCAAGTACTCTTAATGAGAAGGGCCTGCCGCTAAGACCT GATCAAACTGTCTGCTCATTCTACAGCCGTTATGGGATATGCAAGTTTGGCCCTGCTTGTAAGTTTGATCATCCAGAAAATTATGTTGGATCTGGTTCATCTACCGAGTATGGCTTTGATCAGCCTCAGCAATCACAGATGTCTCTAGGATGGCAAGGACGGGAACTGGAAGTGGATCGCTGA